In Amaranthus tricolor cultivar Red isolate AtriRed21 chromosome 5, ASM2621246v1, whole genome shotgun sequence, a genomic segment contains:
- the LOC130812765 gene encoding ABC transporter G family member 39-like isoform X5: protein MAVRMTLLLGPPSSGKTTFLRALAGLLDSDLKVSGRITYCGHELNEFVPGRTCAYVSQNDLHYGEMTVRETLKFSTQCLGVGSRDNLLQELLKREKQLGFSPSSEVDSFLERLATKDEEISLVIEYMLKILGLDLCADTLVGDDLRRGISGGEKKRLTIGEMLVAPAKLLLLDEISTGLDSSTAFQICKCIREMVQIMDMTTIISLLQPTPEIFELFDDVILLSDGQIVYQGPCDQVLEFFENVGFKCPARKGVADFLQEVTSKTDQQQYWFKNQISYQYISVAELAEKFQSFHVGQKLGHDLKTLYAKDEVHPLALVKEKYGITNKELLKTCFSREWLLMKRNCLLYIFKSVQVMIIAIVTMSAFYRTRMHHNSVIDGEKYIAALFFGLANFVLNGMTETNLAIMRLPIYFKQRDLLFYPGWAYVLPVWILSIPSSLIESGLWTIITYFTIGYSPVATRFAYQWLTFFCIHQVALSLFRCVSALGRTLVIANTMGMILLLLTFVLSGFIIEKDAIAPWMMWAYYLSPIMYGQHALVINEFLDKRWSIPNTDPRIKEKTIGEVVIVSRGLFNHQYWFWISIGALLGFSLIFNVIYTIALTYLNPISDSKSIVEDDHNISPGNVFSCDDSSTLSHSTMQDAPLCLPFRPLSVTFNHINYYVDTPHEMKTLGFKEDHLKLLKDVSGAFRPGVLTALLGITGAGKTTLLDVLAGKKTSGYIEGSIKVSGYPKDQVTFARICGYCEQVDIHSPYVTVYDSLLYSAWLRLPPNIGFKTRNMFVEEVMNLMELQPIRDRIVGLPRVNGLSTEQRKRLTIAVELVANPSIIFMDEPTSGLDARAAAIVMRTIRNAVNSGKTVVCTIHQPSIQIFEAFDELLLMKRGGEIIYAGSLGNNCHTLIQYFEAIPGVPKIKDGYNPATWILDITDPMMESQLNVDFANIYVDSELYRKNQEIIKELSIPSLDSEDLCFSTKYSQPFIIQFKACFWKQYKSYWKNRSYSLVRFFLTIALGVLLGLIFWNKGSKLANQQELLNQFGILFSALLFLGGCNAFNVQMIAANERTTYYREKAAMMYSALPFALAQLAIEAMYLAIVNVVYCVLLYSMIGYEWTIGKFLLFYYFIFMCFTYYTTFGMMLVSLTPRPEFSSILMCFFLTLWNLFAGFFLPKTQIPIWWRWYYWASPVSWTMHGLVCSQVCDKDSLLEVPEVGNVPLKFFLKQVFDYDDNFLPFVVIAHVFWVFLFSFVFVCGINFLNFQKR from the exons ATGGCAGTTAG GATGACATTACTTCTGGGCCCTCCAAGTTCAGGAAAAACTACATTTCTGCGAGCACTTGCAGGGTTGCTGGATAGTGATCTAAag GTAAGCGGAAGGATAACTTATTGTGGGCACGAGCTGAATGAATTTGTGCCTGGAAGAACTTGTGCGTATGTTAGTCAGAATGATCTTCATTATGGAGAAATGACAGTAAGAGAGACGCTAAAATTTTCAACGCAGTGCTTGGGGGTAGGCAGTAGGGATAATCTGCTACAAGAACTTTTAAAGCGTGAAAAACAACTAGGATTTTCACCATCTTCTGAAGTGGATTCATTCCTTGAAAGATTAGCTACCAAAGATGAAGAAATAAGCCTAGTCATAGAATACATGTTGAAG ATACTCGGCTTGGATTTATGTGCTGATACTTTGGTGGGTGATGATTTGAGAAGAGGTATTTCCGGTGGTGAAAAGAAGCGTCTCACCATTG GTGAAATGTTGGTTGCACCTGCAAAATTATTGTTATTGGATGAAATATCAACAGGACTAGATAGCTCAACGGCTTTCCAAATATGCAAGTGTATAAGAGAAATGGTTCAGATAATGGACATGACAACTATAATCTCTTTGTTACAACCTACACCAGAAATCTTTGAACTTTTTGATGATGTAATACTACTTTCAGATGGACAAATAGTGTACCAAGGTCCATGCGATCAGGTTCTAGAATTCTTTGAAAATGTGGGCTTTAAGTGCCCAGCAAGGAAAGGAGTAGCAGATTTTCTTCAAGAAGTAACCTCTAAAACAGATCAACAGCAATACTGGTTCAAGAACCAAATTTCCTATCAATATATTTCTGTTGCTGAACTTGCTGAGAAGTTTCAATCTTTCCATGTTGGACAGAAGCTAGGACATGATCTTAAGACATTATATGCCAAGGATGAAGTTCATCCTCTTGCTTTGGTTAAAGAAAAGTATGGCATCACCAACAAGGAACTTCTTAAGACATGTTTCTCAAGGGAATGGTTATTAATGAAGCGGAATTGTTTGCTTTACATTTTTAAAAGTGTCCAAGTAATGATCATCGCAATCGTGACTATGAGTGCATTCTATAGAACTAGGATGCACCATAACTCAGTGATCGATGGTGAAAAGTATATTGCTGCTCTATTTTTCGGTCTTGCAAATTTTGTGCTGAATGGAATGACAGAAACTAATTTAGCAATAATGAGGCTCCcaatttattttaaacaaaGGGATCTCCTATTTTATCCTGGATGGGCTTATGTGCTTCCTGTTTGGATCCTTAGTATCCCTTCATCACTCATTGAATCAGGATTGTGGACTATTATTACGTATTTCACAATTGGCTACTCTCCTGTTGCCACCAG GTTTGCCTATCAGTGGCTTACTTTCTTCTGCATCCATCAAGTGGCTCTATCACTTTTTAGATGTGTTAGTGCCTTGGGAAGAACCCTTGTTATTGCCAACACTATGGGAATGATTTTATTGCTACTTACTTTTGTCCTAAGTGGTTTCATCATTGAAAAAG ATGCTATTGCTCCATGGATGATGTGGGCATACTACCTTTCGCCTATAATGTATGGACAGCATGCTTTGGTCATTAATGAATTTCTTGACAAAAGGTGGAGCATT CCTAATACAGATCccagaattaaagaaaaaactaTTGGTGAAGTCGTCATAGTATCAAGAGGCCTTTTCAATCATCAGTATTGGTTTTGGATAAGCATTGGAGCGTTGCTTGGGTTTTCTCTTATCTTCAATGTCATTTATACAATAGCATTGACATACTTGAATC CTATTAGTGATTCAAAGTCTATAGTGGAAGATGATCATAACATATCACCAGGAAATGTTTTTAGCTGTGATGACTCTTCCACACTAAGCCATTCAACTATGCAAGATGCTCCACTTTGTTTGCCTTTTCGACCTCTTTCTGTCACCTTTAACCACATTAACTATTACGTTGATACACCACAT GAAATGAAAACGTTGGGTTTTAAAGAAGATCACTTAAAGTTATTAAAAGATGTGAGTGGTGCTTTTCGCCCAGGAGTATTGACTGCATTGTTAGGTATAACTGGTGCTGGAAAAACCACTCTATTGGATGTTTTGGCTGGTAAAAAGACAAGTGGATATATTGAAGGTAGCATCAAGGTATCCGGTTATCCAAAGGACCAAGTAACTTTTGCCAGAATATGCGGATATTGTGAACAAGTTGATATCCACTCTCCTTATGTAACTGTTTATGATTCTCTTCTATACTCAGCTTGGCTGCGTCTTCCTCCAAACATTGGCTTCAAAACACGAAAT ATGTTTGTGGAAGAAGTAATGAATTTAATGGAACTTCAGCCAATAAGGGATAGAATTGTTGGCTTACCAAGGGTGAATGGGCTTTCAACTGAACAAAGGAAGAGATTGACCATAGCAGTTGAGTTGGTAGCTAACCCATCGATTATATTCATGGATGAGCCAACATCTGGACTTGATGCTAGAGCTGCAGCCATTGTCATGCGTACTATTCGAAATGCTGTAAACTCTGGTAAAACTGTTGTATGCACTATTCATCAGCCCAGCATTCAAATTTTTGAGGCTTTTGATGAG CTCCTATTAATGAAGAGGGGAGGAGAAATCATTTATGCAGGATCACTTGGTAATAATTGTCATACGCTCATTCAATACTTTGAA GCCATTCCTGGAGTTCCAAAAATCAAAGATGGTTACAATCCTGCTACATGGATACTTGATATTACAGATCCTATGATGGAGTCTCAGTTGAATGTGGATTTTGCTAACATTTATGTTGATTCTGAACTCTATCG GAAAAATCAAGAAATTATAAAAGAGCTAAGCATTCCATCCCTTGACTCTGAGGATCTTTGCTTCTCAACAAAATACTCTCAACCATTCATCATTCAATTCAAAGCATGTTTTTGGAAGCAATACAAATCTTATTGGAAAAATCGATCATATAGTCTTGTGCGATTCTTCTTGACAATAGCTCTTGGAGTTCTCCTTGGCCTTATATTCTGGAACAAAGGAAGTAAACT AGCCAACCAACAAGAATTGCTGAACCAATTCGGGATTTTATTTTCCGCTCTACTATTTCTTGGAGGATGTAATGCTTTTAATGTTCAAATGATTGCTGCAAATGAAAGAACAACTTATTACCGTGAAAAGGCAGCAATGATGTACTCGGCTTTACCTTTTGCATTGGCTCAG TTGGCTATAGAGGCAATGTACCTTGCAATAGTGAATGTAGTGTATTGTGTACTCTTATACTCGATGATTGGATACGAGTGGACAATTGGGAAATTCTTGCTCTTCTACTACTTCATATTTATGTGCTTCACCTATTATACTACATTCGGGATGATGCTTGTTTCATTGACACCACGTCCTGAATTTTCTTCCATTTTAATGTGTTTCTTTCTTACCTTATGGAATCTATTTGCCGGATTTTTTCTTCCGAAAACG CAAATTCCGATATGGTGGAGGTGGTACTATTGGGCTTCACCGGTTTCATGGACTATGCACGGTTTGGTGTGTTCTCAAGTATGTGACAAGGATTCTTTACTCGAAGTACCAGAAGTGGGTAATGTACCTTTGAAGTTCTTTTTGAAACAAGTATTTGATTATGACGATAACTTTCTGCCCTTTGTAGTTATTGCACAtgttttttgggtttttctcttttcctttgtttttgtcTGTGGTATCAACTTCCTCAATTTCCAAAAAAGGTAA
- the LOC130812765 gene encoding ABC transporter G family member 39-like isoform X3, with amino-acid sequence MIQTRIPSSTKIFGSSSKIEPQQTTLSVDRNYLQHRMTLLLGPPSSGKTTFLRALAGLLDSDLKVSGRITYCGHELNEFVPGRTCAYVSQNDLHYGEMTVRETLKFSTQCLGVGSRDNLLQELLKREKQLGFSPSSEVDSFLERLATKDEEISLVIEYMLKILGLDLCADTLVGDDLRRGISGGEKKRLTIGEMLVAPAKLLLLDEISTGLDSSTAFQICKCIREMVQIMDMTTIISLLQPTPEIFELFDDVILLSDGQIVYQGPCDQVLEFFENVGFKCPARKGVADFLQEVTSKTDQQQYWFKNQISYQYISVAELAEKFQSFHVGQKLGHDLKTLYAKDEVHPLALVKEKYGITNKELLKTCFSREWLLMKRNCLLYIFKSVQVMIIAIVTMSAFYRTRMHHNSVIDGEKYIAALFFGLANFVLNGMTETNLAIMRLPIYFKQRDLLFYPGWAYVLPVWILSIPSSLIESGLWTIITYFTIGYSPVATRFAYQWLTFFCIHQVALSLFRCVSALGRTLVIANTMGMILLLLTFVLSGFIIEKDAIAPWMMWAYYLSPIMYGQHALVINEFLDKRWSIPNTDPRIKEKTIGEVVIVSRGLFNHQYWFWISIGALLGFSLIFNVIYTIALTYLNPISDSKSIVEDDHNISPGNVFSCDDSSTLSHSTMQDAPLCLPFRPLSVTFNHINYYVDTPHEMKTLGFKEDHLKLLKDVSGAFRPGVLTALLGITGAGKTTLLDVLAGKKTSGYIEGSIKVSGYPKDQVTFARICGYCEQVDIHSPYVTVYDSLLYSAWLRLPPNIGFKTRNMFVEEVMNLMELQPIRDRIVGLPRVNGLSTEQRKRLTIAVELVANPSIIFMDEPTSGLDARAAAIVMRTIRNAVNSGKTVVCTIHQPSIQIFEAFDELLLMKRGGEIIYAGSLGNNCHTLIQYFEAIPGVPKIKDGYNPATWILDITDPMMESQLNVDFANIYVDSELYRKNQEIIKELSIPSLDSEDLCFSTKYSQPFIIQFKACFWKQYKSYWKNRSYSLVRFFLTIALGVLLGLIFWNKGSKLANQQELLNQFGILFSALLFLGGCNAFNVQMIAANERTTYYREKAAMMYSALPFALAQLAIEAMYLAIVNVVYCVLLYSMIGYEWTIGKFLLFYYFIFMCFTYYTTFGMMLVSLTPRPEFSSILMCFFLTLWNLFAGFFLPKTQIPIWWRWYYWASPVSWTMHGLVCSQVCDKDSLLEVPEVGNVPLKFFLKQVFDYDDNFLPFVVIAHVFWVFLFSFVFVCGINFLNFQKR; translated from the exons atgatACAAACTCGAATCCCATCCTCAACGAAAATATTTGGAAGCTCTTCAAAGATCGAACCCCAACAAACAACTCTTTCAGTTGATCGCAATTATTTACAGCACAG GATGACATTACTTCTGGGCCCTCCAAGTTCAGGAAAAACTACATTTCTGCGAGCACTTGCAGGGTTGCTGGATAGTGATCTAAag GTAAGCGGAAGGATAACTTATTGTGGGCACGAGCTGAATGAATTTGTGCCTGGAAGAACTTGTGCGTATGTTAGTCAGAATGATCTTCATTATGGAGAAATGACAGTAAGAGAGACGCTAAAATTTTCAACGCAGTGCTTGGGGGTAGGCAGTAGGGATAATCTGCTACAAGAACTTTTAAAGCGTGAAAAACAACTAGGATTTTCACCATCTTCTGAAGTGGATTCATTCCTTGAAAGATTAGCTACCAAAGATGAAGAAATAAGCCTAGTCATAGAATACATGTTGAAG ATACTCGGCTTGGATTTATGTGCTGATACTTTGGTGGGTGATGATTTGAGAAGAGGTATTTCCGGTGGTGAAAAGAAGCGTCTCACCATTG GTGAAATGTTGGTTGCACCTGCAAAATTATTGTTATTGGATGAAATATCAACAGGACTAGATAGCTCAACGGCTTTCCAAATATGCAAGTGTATAAGAGAAATGGTTCAGATAATGGACATGACAACTATAATCTCTTTGTTACAACCTACACCAGAAATCTTTGAACTTTTTGATGATGTAATACTACTTTCAGATGGACAAATAGTGTACCAAGGTCCATGCGATCAGGTTCTAGAATTCTTTGAAAATGTGGGCTTTAAGTGCCCAGCAAGGAAAGGAGTAGCAGATTTTCTTCAAGAAGTAACCTCTAAAACAGATCAACAGCAATACTGGTTCAAGAACCAAATTTCCTATCAATATATTTCTGTTGCTGAACTTGCTGAGAAGTTTCAATCTTTCCATGTTGGACAGAAGCTAGGACATGATCTTAAGACATTATATGCCAAGGATGAAGTTCATCCTCTTGCTTTGGTTAAAGAAAAGTATGGCATCACCAACAAGGAACTTCTTAAGACATGTTTCTCAAGGGAATGGTTATTAATGAAGCGGAATTGTTTGCTTTACATTTTTAAAAGTGTCCAAGTAATGATCATCGCAATCGTGACTATGAGTGCATTCTATAGAACTAGGATGCACCATAACTCAGTGATCGATGGTGAAAAGTATATTGCTGCTCTATTTTTCGGTCTTGCAAATTTTGTGCTGAATGGAATGACAGAAACTAATTTAGCAATAATGAGGCTCCcaatttattttaaacaaaGGGATCTCCTATTTTATCCTGGATGGGCTTATGTGCTTCCTGTTTGGATCCTTAGTATCCCTTCATCACTCATTGAATCAGGATTGTGGACTATTATTACGTATTTCACAATTGGCTACTCTCCTGTTGCCACCAG GTTTGCCTATCAGTGGCTTACTTTCTTCTGCATCCATCAAGTGGCTCTATCACTTTTTAGATGTGTTAGTGCCTTGGGAAGAACCCTTGTTATTGCCAACACTATGGGAATGATTTTATTGCTACTTACTTTTGTCCTAAGTGGTTTCATCATTGAAAAAG ATGCTATTGCTCCATGGATGATGTGGGCATACTACCTTTCGCCTATAATGTATGGACAGCATGCTTTGGTCATTAATGAATTTCTTGACAAAAGGTGGAGCATT CCTAATACAGATCccagaattaaagaaaaaactaTTGGTGAAGTCGTCATAGTATCAAGAGGCCTTTTCAATCATCAGTATTGGTTTTGGATAAGCATTGGAGCGTTGCTTGGGTTTTCTCTTATCTTCAATGTCATTTATACAATAGCATTGACATACTTGAATC CTATTAGTGATTCAAAGTCTATAGTGGAAGATGATCATAACATATCACCAGGAAATGTTTTTAGCTGTGATGACTCTTCCACACTAAGCCATTCAACTATGCAAGATGCTCCACTTTGTTTGCCTTTTCGACCTCTTTCTGTCACCTTTAACCACATTAACTATTACGTTGATACACCACAT GAAATGAAAACGTTGGGTTTTAAAGAAGATCACTTAAAGTTATTAAAAGATGTGAGTGGTGCTTTTCGCCCAGGAGTATTGACTGCATTGTTAGGTATAACTGGTGCTGGAAAAACCACTCTATTGGATGTTTTGGCTGGTAAAAAGACAAGTGGATATATTGAAGGTAGCATCAAGGTATCCGGTTATCCAAAGGACCAAGTAACTTTTGCCAGAATATGCGGATATTGTGAACAAGTTGATATCCACTCTCCTTATGTAACTGTTTATGATTCTCTTCTATACTCAGCTTGGCTGCGTCTTCCTCCAAACATTGGCTTCAAAACACGAAAT ATGTTTGTGGAAGAAGTAATGAATTTAATGGAACTTCAGCCAATAAGGGATAGAATTGTTGGCTTACCAAGGGTGAATGGGCTTTCAACTGAACAAAGGAAGAGATTGACCATAGCAGTTGAGTTGGTAGCTAACCCATCGATTATATTCATGGATGAGCCAACATCTGGACTTGATGCTAGAGCTGCAGCCATTGTCATGCGTACTATTCGAAATGCTGTAAACTCTGGTAAAACTGTTGTATGCACTATTCATCAGCCCAGCATTCAAATTTTTGAGGCTTTTGATGAG CTCCTATTAATGAAGAGGGGAGGAGAAATCATTTATGCAGGATCACTTGGTAATAATTGTCATACGCTCATTCAATACTTTGAA GCCATTCCTGGAGTTCCAAAAATCAAAGATGGTTACAATCCTGCTACATGGATACTTGATATTACAGATCCTATGATGGAGTCTCAGTTGAATGTGGATTTTGCTAACATTTATGTTGATTCTGAACTCTATCG GAAAAATCAAGAAATTATAAAAGAGCTAAGCATTCCATCCCTTGACTCTGAGGATCTTTGCTTCTCAACAAAATACTCTCAACCATTCATCATTCAATTCAAAGCATGTTTTTGGAAGCAATACAAATCTTATTGGAAAAATCGATCATATAGTCTTGTGCGATTCTTCTTGACAATAGCTCTTGGAGTTCTCCTTGGCCTTATATTCTGGAACAAAGGAAGTAAACT AGCCAACCAACAAGAATTGCTGAACCAATTCGGGATTTTATTTTCCGCTCTACTATTTCTTGGAGGATGTAATGCTTTTAATGTTCAAATGATTGCTGCAAATGAAAGAACAACTTATTACCGTGAAAAGGCAGCAATGATGTACTCGGCTTTACCTTTTGCATTGGCTCAG TTGGCTATAGAGGCAATGTACCTTGCAATAGTGAATGTAGTGTATTGTGTACTCTTATACTCGATGATTGGATACGAGTGGACAATTGGGAAATTCTTGCTCTTCTACTACTTCATATTTATGTGCTTCACCTATTATACTACATTCGGGATGATGCTTGTTTCATTGACACCACGTCCTGAATTTTCTTCCATTTTAATGTGTTTCTTTCTTACCTTATGGAATCTATTTGCCGGATTTTTTCTTCCGAAAACG CAAATTCCGATATGGTGGAGGTGGTACTATTGGGCTTCACCGGTTTCATGGACTATGCACGGTTTGGTGTGTTCTCAAGTATGTGACAAGGATTCTTTACTCGAAGTACCAGAAGTGGGTAATGTACCTTTGAAGTTCTTTTTGAAACAAGTATTTGATTATGACGATAACTTTCTGCCCTTTGTAGTTATTGCACAtgttttttgggtttttctcttttcctttgtttttgtcTGTGGTATCAACTTCCTCAATTTCCAAAAAAGGTAA